In Argiope bruennichi chromosome X1, qqArgBrue1.1, whole genome shotgun sequence, a single window of DNA contains:
- the LOC129959300 gene encoding uncharacterized protein LOC129959300: MHRHLKSAIQAHEASRSDKVSSTCNPTYVSMLREKMRSLQPSPTSAHERSSIFVPTTLKNCSHVFLRVDCVQLLLSQPYTGPHVAVRCSSRRKSSHKMFTILVSGKKKSVSIDQVKPAFCLDDDNDVPFVLQVPEPEQDKTEVTESYPDKQISETFS, from the exons ATGCATCGTCACCTCAAGAGTGCAATTCAGGCTCATGAGGCATCTAG ATCTGATAAGGTTTCCTCAACATGTAATCCAACATACGTATCAATGCTGAGAGAAAAAATGAGGTCTTTGCAGCCATCGCCAACTTCTGCTCATGAAAGAAGTTCTATATTTGTTCCAACTACATTAAAAAACTGTTCACATGTGTTTCTGAGAGTTGATTGTGTTCAACTACTGCTCTCACAACCTTACACTGGTCCTCATGTAGCCGTCAGATGTTCAAGTCGTCGTAAGTCAAGTCACAAAATGTTCACAATTCTTGTCAGTGGAAAGAAGAAATCTGTGTCGATAGATCAGGTCAAACCAGCCTTTTGTTTGGATGATGACAACGATGTTCCTTTTGTTCTTCAAGTGCCTGAACCAGAACAGGATAAAACGGAAGTAACTGAATCGTATCCGGATAAACAAATTAGCGAAACTTTTTCTTAA